In the genome of Oncorhynchus clarkii lewisi isolate Uvic-CL-2024 chromosome 22, UVic_Ocla_1.0, whole genome shotgun sequence, one region contains:
- the LOC139380530 gene encoding leucine-rich repeat-containing protein 3-like has translation MSNRMGHDRPRNPLLSAVSALLWALHFGIMFRSALVTACPKSCHCMEKNSLAVLQCMSRNLENIPADLPRDTVVLLLASNRITKIPKQAFKDLNRLQELDLSNNAIETVDAGAFQGVSDVLRVLDLSNNRISSVPKEVFAKLQAKISLSNNPWHCECSLQEVLRELRLDPETVNEVSCHTAVEEEYAGKPIIQVLDSGINFCNFHHKTTDVAMFVTVFGWFTMVIAYVIYYVRQNQEDARRHMEYVKSLPSSSQISKDFDTISTVL, from the coding sequence ATGTCCAACCGTATGGGTCATGATCGGCCCAGAAATCCCTTGCTCTCAGCTGTCTCGGCTCTCTTGTGGGCCTTGCACTTTGGAATAATGTTCAGAAGTGCACTGGTGACCGCTTGTCCCAAGAGCTGCCACTGCATGGAGAAGAACAGCCTTGCCGTGCTGCAGTGCATGTCGCGCAACCTGGAGAACATCCCGGCTGACCTGCCGCGTGACACTGTAGTCCTGCTGCTGGCCTCAAACAGGATTACCAAGATCCCCAAACAGGCCTTTAAGGACCTCAACAGATTACAGGAACTGGATCTGTCCAACAACGCCATTGAGACGGTGGACGCTGGGGCCTTCCAGGGGGTCTCCGACGTCCTTCGGGTCCTGGACCTGTCCAACAACCGCATAAGCAGCGTGCCCAAAGAGGTATTTGCCAAACTTCAGGCCAAAATCAGCCTCTCCAACAATCCCTGGCACTGCGAGTGCAGCTTGCAGGAGGTCCTGAGGGAGCTGAGACTGGACCCAGAGACGGTCAACGAGGTGAGCTGTCACACGGCTGTGGAGGAGGAGTACGCCGGCAAACCCATTATCCAGGTCCTGGACTCGGGCATCAACTTCTGCAACTTCCACCACAAGACCACCGATGTGGCCATGTTCGTCACTGTGTTCGGCTGGTTCACCATGGTGATAGCCTACGTGATCTACTACGTGCGGCAGAACCAGGAGGATGCCAGGAGGCACATGGAGTACGTCAAGTCCCTGCCCAGCAGCTCTCAGATCAGCAAAGACTTTGACACGATCAGCACGGTTCTCTAG